From a single Sphingobium sp. genomic region:
- a CDS encoding N-acetylmuramoyl-L-alanine amidase has protein sequence MVPGSLQAGRIENVAAEGNAVTIKFDDNVAEAKLFSLTGPERIAVDISGATIAAGAPMASEFGSIRQAQFSPETARLVFDLNGPAVVSDARFSADGRSLTIALRPATESEFSAASARMPRRIAPIAQFRSEPPKRRYEVSAPIGKGNARGLPKISGPADSRLPLVVVDAGHGGHDPGAISPDNGAREKDVTLAIARAIRDELTKSGRVRVALTRDGDRFLVLQDRYGIARRMNADLFISIHADAAENREARGGTVYTLSEVASDREAQRLAARENKADIINGVNLGGQDNEVSSILIDLTQRETMNVSAGFAKLLLREARPNMLLRGTSHRFASFVVLKAPDTPSVLFETGYISNAEDAAFLASRDGQQKVARSVSNAIQAHFARRLAQN, from the coding sequence ATGGTGCCCGGATCTTTACAGGCCGGCCGGATCGAAAATGTCGCTGCTGAAGGCAATGCAGTTACGATCAAATTTGACGATAATGTAGCCGAAGCAAAGCTGTTCTCGCTCACAGGGCCGGAGCGCATAGCCGTTGACATCAGCGGTGCTACTATTGCCGCCGGCGCGCCGATGGCCAGTGAATTCGGATCGATCCGCCAGGCACAATTTTCGCCTGAGACCGCGCGGTTGGTTTTCGATCTAAATGGTCCTGCGGTCGTTTCCGATGCGCGTTTTTCTGCAGATGGCCGCAGCCTGACCATCGCTCTGCGTCCTGCCACCGAAAGCGAGTTTTCAGCAGCGTCGGCCCGGATGCCGCGTCGGATCGCTCCGATTGCGCAATTCCGTTCCGAACCGCCCAAGCGCCGTTATGAGGTTTCGGCCCCGATCGGTAAGGGGAATGCGCGCGGCTTGCCCAAAATCTCGGGTCCTGCCGACTCGCGTTTGCCGCTGGTGGTCGTCGATGCCGGGCATGGCGGCCATGACCCCGGTGCGATCAGCCCGGACAATGGCGCGCGGGAAAAGGATGTCACTTTGGCGATCGCCCGCGCAATCCGCGACGAACTGACCAAATCAGGGCGCGTACGCGTGGCCCTGACCCGGGACGGCGATCGATTTCTTGTGCTGCAGGATCGTTATGGAATTGCGCGGCGCATGAATGCCGACCTGTTCATTTCCATTCATGCCGATGCCGCGGAAAACCGCGAAGCCCGCGGCGGTACAGTGTATACGCTTTCCGAGGTCGCCTCCGACCGGGAAGCGCAGCGTCTTGCTGCACGCGAAAACAAGGCGGATATCATCAACGGTGTCAATCTGGGTGGGCAGGATAATGAGGTCTCGTCGATCTTGATCGACCTGACCCAGCGCGAGACGATGAACGTGTCTGCCGGCTTTGCCAAATTGCTGTTGCGTGAAGCACGTCCCAATATGTTGCTGCGCGGTACTTCGCATCGATTTGCGTCTTTCGTGGTGTTGAAGGCGCCCGATACACCGTCGGTTCTGTTCGAGACCGGCTATATCAGCAATGCAGAAGATGCCGCCTTCCTTGCCTCACGCGATGGCCAGCAAAAGGTTGCCCGTTCGGTGTCGAACGCGATCCAGGCGCATTTTGCGCGGCGCCTTGCGCAAAACTGA
- a CDS encoding DNA polymerase III subunit gamma/tau, whose translation MDDSTEPGLTLRDPDMPDDALGLGLPAAPPPAAAASPYRVLARKYRPQNFAELIGQDAMVQTLGNAIKRGRLAHAFLMTGVRGVGKTSTARLIAKALNCVGSDGQGGPTIDPCGVCEPCRAIAEGRHIDVIEMDAASHTGVDDVREIIEAVRYAAVSARYKIYIIDEVHMLSKNAFNALLKTLEEPPAHVKFLFATTEVNKVPITVLSRCQRFDLKRITVELLASHFTGICEKEGVTAEPEALRLIAQAAEGSVRDGLSILDQAIAHADLAADDSGAEAQVEAAQVRNMLGLSDRAAVRRLFALLLEGEAQAVLAEARQQYQLGVEPAATLSGLLREVHLVTLCKIGSPSDPTLPQEARAQIEEWASALSFPKLHRLWQLLLKGHEEVRHASLPLESCDMALLRVLHGASMPDPGELARLLQEGAGHAALAPAPATTANIHADNGSAPASQIPADFRTLVDALDRGGHPNIAATLHDVVRIVDYAPPRLAYQLAGPVHQGFVSELNDALFRVTGARWETAQEAGDAAPSLYEQEQAERAAHDRAILGSPLVMAALAAFPDAEVQVEGRNIFSPHEAEVRSLRA comes from the coding sequence ATGGACGATTCCACAGAACCCGGCCTGACTTTGCGTGATCCGGATATGCCGGACGATGCACTTGGCCTCGGTCTGCCTGCCGCGCCGCCGCCAGCTGCCGCTGCATCGCCCTATCGTGTACTCGCCCGCAAATATCGTCCGCAGAATTTCGCCGAACTGATCGGCCAAGATGCCATGGTGCAGACACTGGGCAATGCGATCAAGCGCGGCCGCCTAGCGCATGCCTTTTTGATGACCGGGGTGCGCGGGGTCGGCAAGACGTCGACCGCCCGCCTGATTGCAAAGGCACTGAACTGCGTCGGATCAGATGGACAGGGCGGGCCGACAATCGATCCTTGCGGTGTCTGCGAACCCTGCCGTGCCATTGCGGAAGGCCGCCATATTGATGTGATCGAAATGGACGCGGCCAGCCATACCGGCGTCGATGACGTCCGCGAAATCATCGAAGCGGTTCGCTATGCGGCGGTATCTGCGCGCTACAAGATATACATCATCGACGAAGTTCACATGCTCTCCAAAAATGCGTTCAACGCGCTTTTGAAGACGCTTGAAGAACCGCCAGCGCACGTCAAATTCCTGTTCGCCACGACAGAGGTGAACAAGGTGCCGATCACCGTATTGTCGCGCTGCCAGCGTTTCGATCTGAAGCGGATCACCGTCGAGCTGCTTGCCAGCCATTTTACCGGAATTTGCGAAAAGGAAGGCGTAACGGCAGAGCCGGAAGCATTGCGCCTGATTGCGCAAGCCGCCGAAGGTTCGGTGCGTGATGGTCTTTCCATTCTCGATCAGGCGATCGCGCATGCTGATTTGGCGGCTGACGATAGTGGTGCCGAAGCGCAGGTCGAGGCCGCGCAGGTCCGCAATATGCTTGGTCTGTCCGATCGGGCCGCGGTGCGGCGACTATTTGCCTTGCTATTGGAGGGTGAGGCGCAGGCCGTTCTTGCGGAGGCGCGCCAGCAATATCAGTTGGGGGTTGAGCCGGCAGCAACGCTTTCTGGCCTGTTGCGCGAAGTTCACTTGGTTACGCTGTGCAAGATTGGCAGCCCGTCGGACCCTACGCTTCCCCAAGAGGCGCGCGCGCAAATCGAGGAATGGGCGTCTGCCTTGTCCTTCCCAAAGCTGCACCGCCTGTGGCAATTGCTGTTAAAGGGGCATGAGGAAGTACGCCATGCAAGCCTGCCGCTAGAAAGTTGCGACATGGCGCTGCTGCGTGTGCTGCATGGCGCGTCGATGCCCGATCCGGGTGAGCTTGCGCGTTTGTTGCAGGAAGGCGCGGGCCATGCCGCTCTTGCGCCGGCACCGGCAACCACGGCCAACATTCACGCCGATAATGGATCAGCGCCTGCATCGCAGATTCCAGCAGATTTTCGCACGCTCGTCGATGCGCTTGATCGGGGCGGGCACCCCAATATAGCAGCAACACTGCATGATGTTGTCAGGATTGTGGATTATGCGCCGCCACGGCTTGCCTATCAATTGGCCGGCCCTGTTCATCAGGGATTTGTTTCCGAACTGAACGATGCTCTTTTCCGTGTCACGGGTGCGCGCTGGGAAACGGCGCAGGAGGCGGGAGACGCTGCGCCCAGTCTTTACGAGCAAGAACAGGCCGAGCGCGCGGCACATGACAGGGCGATCCTTGGATCCCCGCTTGTCATGGCTGCGCTCGCTGCCTTCCCCGATGCGGAAGTGCAGGTCGAAGGCCGCAATATTTTTTCTCCCCATGAAGCAGAAGTCCGGAGCTTGAGAGCATGA
- a CDS encoding YbaB/EbfC family nucleoid-associated protein: MKSIEEMMKAAQEAAQTIQKQMEEAQGKLDTIEVEGVSGGGLVKVRATAKGRIIGISIDDSLVVPADKQMMEDLIVAAFNDAREKADLAGNAEMGKMTSGLPLPPGFKMPF, from the coding sequence ATGAAAAGCATCGAAGAAATGATGAAAGCAGCGCAGGAAGCCGCGCAAACCATCCAGAAGCAGATGGAAGAAGCACAGGGCAAGCTGGATACCATCGAGGTTGAAGGCGTGTCGGGTGGCGGCCTCGTCAAGGTGCGCGCAACGGCCAAGGGACGGATCATTGGCATTTCGATCGATGACAGCCTTGTTGTGCCTGCCGACAAGCAGATGATGGAAGACCTTATTGTCGCCGCTTTCAACGATGCGCGCGAGAAGGCGGATCTGGCCGGCAATGCCGAAATGGGCAAAATGACCAGCGGCCTGCCGCTGCCTCCGGGTTTCAAAATGCCTTTTTGA
- the lon gene encoding endopeptidase La: MTLSMPLLPLRDIVVFPGMVVPLFVGRDKSVVALEKAMAADKEIFLVTQLDPAEDDPGYDDLYTVGVSATVMQLLKLPDGTVRVLVEGKQRANLLRLHERSADYVEAEIEMIGNDPVDGPEATALMRSIVEQFENYSKLNKKIPAETAVQLAEIDDAAQLADAVSANINLKVSDKQALLVETDPLKRLEMAFAFMEGELGVLQVEKKIRGRVKRQMEKSQREYYLNEQLKAIQRELGNADEDGSDELTELQTKIDTLKLSKEAKTKAQAEIKKLRGMAPMSAEATVVRNYLDALLNIPWGKKSKLKRDIAKAQEVLDADHFALEKVKDRIVEYLAVQARTNKLKGPILCLVGPPGVGKTSLGQSIAKATGREFIRQALGGVRDEAEIRGHRRTYIGSMPGKIASNLKKAGTMNPLFLLDEIDKLGQDFRGDPASALLEVLDPEQNSKFNDHYLEVDLDLSDVMFVTTANSMNLPQALLDRMEIIRLEGYTEDEKLEIAKRHLLQKQVDAHGLKPGEFEVSDDALRDLIRFYTREAGVRTLEREIAKLARKALRRILEGKDKAVTITPENLADFSGVRKYRHGVGEEENQIGAVTGLAWTEVGGELLTIEAVTVPGKGQIKTTGKLGEVMSESIQAALSFVKARAPTYGIKPSIFNRKDVHIHLPEGAVPKDGPSAGIGMVTAIVSTLTGNPVHRDVAMTGEVTLRGRVLPIGGLKEKLLAALRGGIKTVLIPMENEKDLAEIPANIKEGLEIIPVSHVDEVLARALTEPLAPVEWTEADELAALHPPTAAIGPIAPVTH; encoded by the coding sequence ATGACCCTATCTATGCCCCTGTTGCCCCTGCGCGACATTGTTGTCTTTCCGGGGATGGTTGTGCCGCTTTTTGTGGGGCGCGACAAATCGGTCGTGGCTCTCGAAAAGGCGATGGCTGCAGACAAGGAGATTTTCCTTGTCACGCAGTTAGACCCTGCCGAAGACGATCCCGGTTATGATGATCTTTACACCGTCGGCGTGTCGGCCACGGTGATGCAATTGCTGAAATTGCCCGATGGCACAGTTCGTGTGCTGGTTGAGGGCAAGCAGCGTGCAAATCTGTTGCGCCTGCATGAGCGTTCGGCAGATTATGTCGAAGCCGAAATTGAAATGATTGGTAACGACCCGGTTGACGGGCCGGAAGCGACAGCTTTGATGCGTTCGATTGTCGAGCAATTCGAGAATTATTCGAAGCTGAACAAGAAGATACCAGCTGAAACCGCTGTCCAGCTTGCCGAAATTGACGATGCGGCCCAACTGGCCGATGCGGTTTCTGCGAACATCAATCTCAAGGTTTCGGACAAGCAAGCGCTTCTTGTTGAAACCGATCCGCTCAAGCGGCTCGAAATGGCTTTTGCCTTCATGGAAGGCGAGTTGGGCGTATTGCAGGTTGAAAAGAAGATCCGTGGCCGTGTGAAACGGCAGATGGAAAAGTCGCAGCGCGAATATTATCTGAATGAGCAGTTGAAGGCGATCCAGCGTGAGTTGGGCAATGCTGACGAAGACGGTTCGGATGAGTTGACCGAACTGCAGACCAAGATCGACACGCTGAAGCTTTCCAAGGAAGCAAAGACAAAGGCCCAGGCGGAAATCAAGAAGCTGCGTGGAATGGCACCAATGTCTGCAGAGGCAACGGTCGTGCGCAACTATCTGGATGCTTTGCTGAACATTCCTTGGGGCAAGAAATCGAAGCTCAAGCGCGATATAGCCAAGGCGCAGGAAGTTCTGGATGCAGACCATTTCGCTCTCGAAAAGGTCAAAGACCGGATCGTCGAATATCTGGCGGTGCAGGCCCGTACCAATAAGCTGAAGGGTCCGATTCTGTGCCTCGTTGGCCCGCCGGGTGTGGGTAAAACGTCGCTTGGTCAGTCGATTGCCAAGGCAACCGGCCGTGAGTTTATCCGGCAAGCGCTGGGCGGCGTTCGCGACGAAGCGGAAATCCGGGGGCATCGCCGAACCTATATCGGTTCGATGCCGGGCAAGATTGCAAGCAACCTGAAGAAAGCGGGTACGATGAACCCGCTGTTCCTTCTCGACGAGATTGACAAGCTGGGACAGGATTTCCGCGGCGACCCCGCGTCGGCTCTGCTCGAAGTGCTCGACCCGGAACAGAACAGCAAGTTCAACGATCATTATCTGGAGGTCGACCTTGATCTGTCCGACGTGATGTTCGTGACGACGGCAAACAGCATGAATTTGCCGCAGGCATTGCTTGACCGCATGGAGATCATCCGGCTTGAAGGCTATACCGAGGATGAAAAGCTGGAAATCGCCAAGAGGCACCTTTTGCAAAAGCAGGTTGACGCTCATGGGCTGAAGCCGGGCGAGTTTGAGGTAAGCGACGATGCACTGCGTGATCTGATCCGCTTTTATACCCGTGAGGCTGGCGTCCGTACGCTGGAGCGGGAGATTGCGAAGCTGGCACGCAAAGCGCTGCGCCGTATCTTGGAAGGCAAGGACAAGGCTGTGACAATCACGCCCGAAAATCTTGCTGATTTCTCCGGCGTCCGCAAATATCGCCATGGCGTGGGTGAGGAAGAGAACCAGATTGGCGCGGTGACTGGTCTGGCATGGACCGAGGTTGGCGGCGAATTGCTGACGATCGAGGCGGTGACTGTCCCCGGCAAGGGCCAGATCAAGACGACTGGCAAGCTGGGCGAGGTGATGAGCGAATCGATCCAGGCGGCGCTTTCATTCGTGAAGGCGCGTGCGCCCACCTATGGGATCAAGCCATCGATCTTCAACCGTAAGGATGTGCACATTCACTTGCCCGAAGGCGCTGTTCCCAAAGACGGACCATCGGCGGGTATCGGAATGGTCACGGCGATCGTCTCTACGCTGACCGGCAATCCAGTGCATCGCGACGTCGCGATGACCGGTGAGGTGACGTTGCGTGGACGGGTGCTTCCCATTGGCGGTTTGAAAGAGAAGCTGCTGGCGGCGCTGCGTGGCGGTATCAAGACGGTCCTAATCCCGATGGAAAATGAGAAAGACCTCGCGGAAATTCCTGCGAATATCAAAGAAGGTCTGGAAATCATTCCGGTCAGCCATGTTGATGAGGTGCTGGCTCGGGCGCTGACTGAGCCGCTTGCGCCAGTCGAATGGACCGAGGCGGACGAATTGGCGGCATTGCACCCGCCAACCGCTGCGATAGGGCCGATCGCACCGGTAACGCACTGA
- a CDS encoding HU family DNA-binding protein: protein MNKNDLVGAVADASGLSKTDAGKAVEATFDAITSALKSGGEVRLVGFGTFAVAKRKASTGRNPRTGEEMKIPASNQPKFKAGKALKDAVN, encoded by the coding sequence ATGAATAAGAATGATCTCGTCGGCGCCGTTGCAGATGCAAGCGGTCTCAGCAAAACCGATGCGGGCAAGGCTGTGGAAGCAACCTTTGACGCCATCACCAGCGCCCTGAAAAGTGGCGGTGAAGTTCGCCTTGTCGGTTTCGGCACCTTTGCAGTTGCAAAGCGCAAGGCTTCGACCGGTCGCAACCCGCGCACTGGTGAAGAGATGAAGATCCCGGCTTCGAACCAGCCCAAATTCAAGGCTGGCAAAGCTCTCAAGGATGCCGTGAACTAA
- a CDS encoding M20/M25/M40 family metallo-hydrolase, with translation MGIAKFMIAAAAAVVATASAQAQELRPDQAEFRELYAELVNTNTAFSNGNCTIAAEQLAKRMWDAGYSKDDARVIVVPGFEREGNLVAILQGTSKTLKPMLLLAHIDVVEARREDWTRDPFTLVEEDGFFYARGVADDKAQAAMWIDSLIRLKKEGYKPKRTIKLAATCGEESNAEALNGAEWLARNMPDAISAEFALNEGGGGRVDKNGNRQFLAMQVGEKATRTFDLQTTNPGGHSSVPRPDNAIYDLAEAVVAIKNLGFPVQLNATTRAFLQQYSATAPAAAQKAIADLLADESNVAAGGILSAEPVMNATLRTTCVTTMLEAGHAANALPQRAKAVVNCRIVPGMSTEETQAAIEKAIANPRVKVTLRKPHRPMAVAPPLDKRIMDPAMKVAGEMFPGVPLIPIMATGATDATMTALIGIPTYGIPGIFYEADGGGVHGLNERIRTKSVYDGRDYLHRLVKLYAEK, from the coding sequence ATGGGTATCGCTAAATTTATGATTGCGGCAGCGGCGGCTGTCGTTGCAACAGCCAGTGCGCAGGCGCAGGAATTACGCCCCGATCAGGCGGAGTTCCGCGAGTTATATGCCGAACTGGTGAACACCAACACCGCATTTTCGAACGGCAATTGCACCATTGCGGCCGAGCAATTGGCCAAGCGCATGTGGGATGCCGGCTATAGCAAGGATGATGCAAGGGTCATCGTCGTTCCCGGCTTTGAACGCGAAGGCAATCTTGTCGCTATTCTGCAGGGAACCTCGAAAACGCTGAAGCCGATGCTGTTGCTGGCACATATCGATGTGGTCGAAGCCAGGCGCGAGGATTGGACACGCGATCCCTTCACGCTGGTGGAAGAAGACGGTTTTTTCTACGCCCGTGGCGTGGCTGATGACAAGGCGCAGGCCGCCATGTGGATCGACAGCCTGATCCGCCTGAAAAAAGAAGGTTACAAGCCAAAGCGCACGATCAAACTTGCGGCGACATGTGGTGAGGAGAGTAATGCTGAGGCGCTGAACGGTGCGGAATGGCTGGCGCGGAACATGCCAGATGCGATTTCGGCCGAGTTTGCCCTGAACGAGGGCGGTGGCGGCCGCGTCGACAAAAATGGCAACCGTCAATTTCTGGCCATGCAGGTTGGTGAAAAGGCCACCCGTACCTTCGACCTTCAAACGACCAATCCGGGCGGCCACAGTTCGGTGCCCCGACCTGACAATGCTATCTACGATCTGGCCGAGGCCGTGGTTGCCATCAAGAATCTCGGTTTCCCGGTTCAACTCAATGCGACCACCCGGGCCTTCCTGCAGCAATATTCGGCCACCGCACCCGCAGCTGCGCAAAAAGCCATCGCTGATCTGCTGGCAGATGAGAGCAATGTTGCAGCGGGTGGCATTTTGTCAGCCGAGCCGGTGATGAATGCCACTTTGCGCACGACCTGCGTCACGACAATGTTGGAGGCCGGCCATGCCGCCAACGCCCTTCCGCAACGCGCGAAGGCGGTGGTCAACTGCCGTATCGTTCCGGGTATGTCGACCGAGGAGACCCAGGCTGCGATCGAAAAGGCCATTGCCAATCCGCGCGTCAAGGTAACGCTTCGCAAGCCGCATCGCCCGATGGCGGTGGCACCGCCACTCGACAAGCGCATCATGGACCCAGCGATGAAGGTGGCAGGCGAAATGTTCCCGGGCGTGCCGCTGATTCCGATCATGGCTACTGGTGCGACCGATGCAACGATGACAGCACTGATCGGCATTCCGACCTATGGCATCCCCGGCATTTTCTATGAAGCCGATGGCGGCGGTGTGCATGGTCTCAATGAACGGATCCGGACGAAATCAGTCTATGACGGCCGCGATTATCTGCACCGGTTGGTGAAGCTTTACGCGGAGAAATGA
- the rpsB gene encoding 30S ribosomal protein S2 encodes MAAPVVTMHQLLEAGAHFGHQTHRWNPRMKPYIFGARNGVHILDLSQTVPLFARALDFVSATVAHGGKVLFVGTKRQAQSPIADAARASGQHFVNHRWLGGMLTNWKTVSNSIKKLKTLEEQLSGDTSGFTKKEILQMTRERDKLEMSLGGIRDMGGVPDVMFVIDANKEELAIKEANVLGIPVVAILDSNVSPDGIAFPVPANDDAARAIRLYCDAIATAATRGNVSAKQAAGVDLGAEVEPVAEPALAEATEEASPEA; translated from the coding sequence ATGGCGGCACCTGTCGTCACCATGCACCAATTGCTTGAGGCCGGAGCACATTTCGGCCACCAGACCCATCGTTGGAACCCGCGCATGAAGCCGTATATTTTCGGCGCACGCAACGGTGTCCACATTCTTGACCTGTCGCAGACGGTTCCGCTTTTTGCACGTGCGCTCGATTTCGTATCGGCCACAGTTGCTCATGGCGGCAAGGTTCTGTTCGTCGGCACCAAGCGCCAGGCGCAGAGCCCGATTGCAGACGCAGCCCGCGCTTCGGGCCAGCATTTCGTCAACCATCGCTGGTTGGGCGGCATGCTCACCAACTGGAAGACGGTTTCGAACTCGATCAAGAAGCTGAAGACGCTTGAAGAGCAGCTCTCGGGCGATACTTCTGGCTTCACCAAGAAGGAAATCCTTCAGATGACGCGCGAGCGCGACAAGCTGGAGATGAGCCTTGGCGGTATCCGCGATATGGGCGGCGTTCCCGACGTGATGTTCGTGATCGACGCCAACAAGGAAGAGCTGGCGATCAAGGAAGCCAATGTTCTGGGTATCCCAGTCGTTGCAATCCTCGATTCGAACGTTTCGCCCGATGGTATCGCATTCCCCGTTCCCGCTAATGACGATGCGGCGCGTGCGATCCGACTTTACTGCGATGCCATTGCCACTGCGGCAACGCGCGGCAATGTCAGTGCAAAACAGGCTGCTGGTGTTGACCTCGGTGCCGAGGTTGAGCCTGTTGCCGAACCGGCGCTGGCTGAAGCAACTGAAGAAGCTTCGCCGGAAGCCTAA
- the tsf gene encoding translation elongation factor Ts, with product MSAVTASAVKELRERSGAGMMDAKKALEETNGDMEAAVDLLRAKGLATAAKKSSRTAAEGLVGVAVDGTKGTAVEVNSQTDFVAKNEQFQDFVRKVTSVALGLGANDAETILAAAYPEGGSVQEVLTNNIATIGENQVIRRAKTVSVSQGRVVSYVHNAATPGMGAIGVLVALESNADTATLDGLGKQIAMHIAAAFPLSLDESGLDADTLKREAAIAREKAAESGKPADIVEKMVEGAMKKFAKENALLSQLFVIDNKTPIADVIAQAAKGAGADIKLVDYVRFQLGEGIEKEVSDFAAEVAAAVGA from the coding sequence ATGTCTGCAGTAACAGCCTCTGCCGTCAAGGAACTGCGTGAGCGTTCAGGCGCCGGCATGATGGATGCCAAAAAGGCTCTCGAAGAAACCAACGGCGATATGGAAGCCGCAGTCGATCTGCTGCGCGCCAAGGGCCTTGCCACCGCTGCCAAGAAATCGAGCCGCACTGCGGCCGAAGGTCTTGTCGGCGTAGCCGTCGACGGTACCAAGGGCACCGCGGTCGAAGTCAACAGCCAGACCGACTTTGTTGCCAAGAACGAACAGTTCCAGGATTTCGTCCGCAAGGTTACTTCGGTTGCGCTGGGCCTTGGTGCCAATGACGCCGAAACCATCCTCGCCGCAGCCTATCCCGAGGGTGGCAGCGTTCAGGAAGTTCTGACCAACAACATCGCCACCATCGGTGAAAACCAGGTAATCCGCCGTGCAAAGACCGTTTCGGTTTCGCAGGGCCGCGTGGTTTCCTATGTTCACAATGCAGCAACGCCCGGCATGGGTGCAATCGGCGTTCTCGTCGCGCTTGAAAGCAATGCCGACACAGCGACGCTCGACGGCCTTGGCAAGCAGATTGCAATGCACATTGCCGCTGCCTTCCCGCTGTCGCTCGACGAAAGCGGCCTTGATGCCGACACGCTGAAGCGCGAAGCTGCGATCGCCCGTGAAAAGGCAGCTGAGAGCGGCAAGCCTGCCGACATCGTTGAAAAGATGGTCGAAGGCGCGATGAAGAAGTTCGCGAAAGAAAACGCGCTTCTGTCACAGCTGTTCGTGATCGACAACAAGACTCCCATCGCCGACGTTATCGCGCAGGCGGCAAAGGGTGCCGGTGCCGACATCAAGCTGGTCGACTATGTCCGCTTCCAGCTTGGCGAGGGCATTGAAAAGGAAGTGTCTGACTTTGCTGCCGAAGTGGCAGCTGCGGTCGGCGCATAA
- the pyrH gene encoding UMP kinase, with amino-acid sequence MTKAGYRRVLLKLSGEVLMGDQPFGIDPDTVARVAAEVKAAKDTGLEICLVIGGGNIFRGMAGAAKGMDRAQADYMGMLATVMNALAMQNALEQLGVQTRVQSAIEMDKVCEPVIRRRAERHLEKGRVVIFAAGVGAPYFTTDSGAALRAAEMKCDALLKGTSVDGVYDADPKKVATAKRYQTLSYDRVLSDNLKVMDASAVALCRDNSIPILVFSIRESGNILKVLDGSGTYTVVSSEGN; translated from the coding sequence ATGACCAAAGCCGGCTATCGCCGTGTTCTGCTGAAGCTCTCGGGCGAAGTGTTGATGGGGGATCAGCCATTCGGTATCGACCCTGATACCGTCGCCCGCGTTGCCGCCGAAGTGAAGGCTGCAAAGGACACGGGCCTTGAAATCTGCCTTGTCATCGGTGGCGGCAACATCTTTCGTGGCATGGCGGGGGCGGCCAAGGGCATGGACCGGGCGCAGGCCGACTATATGGGCATGCTCGCCACCGTGATGAATGCACTGGCGATGCAGAATGCGCTGGAACAGCTTGGCGTGCAGACACGCGTCCAATCGGCAATCGAAATGGATAAGGTATGCGAACCTGTGATCCGCCGCCGTGCTGAAAGGCATCTGGAAAAGGGTCGGGTCGTCATTTTTGCTGCCGGCGTCGGTGCGCCTTATTTCACAACCGATAGCGGCGCGGCACTACGCGCAGCAGAAATGAAATGCGACGCGTTGCTGAAAGGCACTTCGGTCGATGGTGTTTATGACGCTGATCCGAAAAAAGTTGCCACTGCAAAACGTTATCAAACATTATCTTATGATCGGGTATTGTCGGACAATCTGAAGGTAATGGATGCCAGCGCAGTGGCCTTGTGCCGCGATAACAGCATTCCGATCCTCGTATTTTCGATCCGCGAAAGCGGCAATATTTTGAAGGTGCTCGACGGAAGCGGCACCTATACCGTTGTATCAAGTGAAGGGAATTGA
- the frr gene encoding ribosome recycling factor yields MPQYDKADVERRMKGALESLKGDLSGLRTGRANVTLLDPVVVEVYGANMPLNQVATVSAPEPRMLSVQIWDRSNVTPVEKAIRSAGLGLNPITDGQTIRLPIPDLTAERRKELAKLAGQYAEKAKIAVRNVRRDANDALKTDENKKEISEDDRKRLETEVQKMTDDQIKAIDEATAAKEKEILSQ; encoded by the coding sequence ATGCCGCAATATGACAAGGCCGATGTCGAACGCCGCATGAAAGGTGCACTCGAATCGCTGAAAGGCGATCTTTCGGGCCTGCGCACCGGTCGCGCGAATGTGACGTTGCTCGATCCTGTGGTGGTTGAGGTTTATGGCGCGAATATGCCGTTGAACCAGGTGGCAACTGTCAGCGCGCCCGAACCGCGGATGCTCTCCGTGCAGATATGGGATCGTTCGAATGTGACGCCGGTTGAAAAGGCGATTCGTTCGGCCGGGCTGGGCCTCAACCCTATCACCGATGGCCAGACCATCCGTCTCCCTATTCCTGATCTGACCGCTGAACGCCGCAAGGAACTTGCAAAGCTTGCCGGCCAATATGCAGAAAAGGCGAAAATCGCCGTTCGCAACGTGCGCCGCGACGCCAATGACGCGCTGAAGACTGACGAGAACAAGAAGGAAATCAGCGAAGACGATCGCAAGCGCCTCGAAACCGAGGTGCAAAAGATGACCGACGATCAAATAAAGGCCATCGATGAGGCAACCGCTGCCAAGGAAAAGGAAATCCTGAGCCAGTGA